A segment of the Ignavibacteriales bacterium genome:
GTTTGGGTGTGGACAGGTTCATGGAATTTGACCGATCCCGGTACCAACGATGACAGACAAAATGTTATCGAATTTCAAGATGTCGCGCTCGCAGGTGCTTACACTGTTGAGTTCGAAGAGATGTGGGGAAGCAGTACACAAACACCCAATTCATCCGTTTCACGATTCAGTGCTCGCAAGACTAACAACACCCCGCATAAATTTATCATAGGTGGAAAAAATGTCGAATGTTATTTTAGTCCAAGCGATCGAACAACATCCCAGATCGGGAAAACATTAGGCAAAGCAGAACATTCAATCAATGCTGCGCTTCTCACTTTTACCCGGCAAGACCTTGCCGATAGTGTTGTGAATAAAAAGAACTCAGGAAAGACAACACGTGTGTTGATGGATAACAATGTAGACACAGGCAATCAGTACGCATATCTCCAATCGAATGGAGTAGATGTATTATTGAACGTCGGCACCGGTTTCCTGCATCATAAATACGCGCTGGTTGATGCGGAACATATGAACGGAATGTCGTATACGATCACCGGTTCGCACAACTGGTCGAACTCCGCGGAAACCAAGAACGATGAGAACACTGTCATTGTTAAAGATGACCGGATCACAAATCTTTATCTCCAAGAGTTTGCCGCTCGTTATTACGAAGCAGGCGGAACGAACAACATCGTTCTGGGTGTAACTGAAACCGACGGTGGAATTCCGTCGTCGTTCTCATTGTCGCAGAATTATCCTAATCCGTTCAACCCGACAACAGATTTCGGATTTCAGATTGCCGATTTCTCCGCCGAAGGCGGATCCGCCTCTGGCGGAGCATTTGTTTCTTTGAAAGTGTTCAATCTTCTCGGACAGGAAGTTGCGACAATAGTGAACGAAGAGATGAAGCCCGGAAGTTACAAAGTCACTTGGGATGCGAGTAAGATGTCAAGTGGTGTTTATTTCTACCGCTTACAATCCGGAAAATTCACTGATGTGAAGAAGATGGTGCTGATGCGATAAAACTGAAAGGCGAAGAGCGAACGACGGAGATCGAACATCAGATCTTCGATATGCGATTTGAGATGTGAGATGTGAGATTTGAGATGTGAGATATTCGCTTGATAATTATATGCCTCCAAGATTCAGAGATGGATTTTGGAGGTTTTCTATTTCATCGCGCGAATTTGCAATCCTTCAGAAATTGAGTTAAATTCTTTCCGATGGCTTAAATCTTTATATTTATAAAACGGAGTAATTCACGATGAACCTGAATCGTTTAGTATTGACTTCAGTAATTCTATTAATCTTTGGAATGCAAATAGTGCACACTCAAAATTTTTCACCCGCTTTTCCAAAAACATCTGTCACCAAAATGGAAGGGGAACTTGTAAAAAAATATGGTGAAAATCAGAGAGACCGGATTGTAAGGGGACTCAAGCAGGTTGCCGATTTCTGGCGTTCCGAAGATGGTGATGCGTTGGCTTACGAAGAATTTGTTGGATCAAATTTCTCAGGTGATCAATCGAAACTCGATGTGATGTTCAATAGGTATCAATACCTTCTTGAAAAACTTAATGGACACATGCAGGAGATCGGCCGCGAATTTCGCACGCAAGTCGATCTCGATTTCGGACCTGTTGAAAATTACGACGAAATATTTGCCGGTTACGACGTTTCGGCACATACCGCGGATGACTTCTTCCAGAATAAATTAGCATTTATAGTTCTCTTAAATTTTCCATTGACAACTTTGGAGCAACGATTAGCCGAAGGAGAAAAATGGACGCGCAGGCAATGGGCAGAAGCGCGATTGGCACAAATGTTCTCAAAACGCATTCCGGCGGAAGTCAATCTCGAAGTTGCTAAAATCTCGTCCGATGCAGATAGATACATTTCTGATTATAATATCTGGATGCACCACCTGCTCGACTCGAAAGGAGAGAGATTGTTTCCTCCAAAACTAAGATTGCTTTCACATTGGAATCTGCGAGATGAATTGAAAGCGAATTATGCTGACGAAAAAAACGGTTTAGTTAAACAAAAAATGATTCAGCAAGTTATGGAGAGAATAGTAACTCAAACCATTCCTGCTGTTGCCGTGAACAATCCAAACGTTGATTGGAATCCATTCACTAACGATGTAAAATTGACTGGCGTGAAAGATTTCGATCAACCGGTCCAATCGGATCTGAAAATTTCCAATTCTCCTGAACCGGACACGAGATACGCGACTCTCTTATCAACATTCAAAGCCTCACAAAAAATTGATGTATACTCTCCAACAGCACCAACATTGATCACCCGACGATTTGACGAGAATCGTGAGATACCTGAATTGAGAGTGAAAGCGATGTTCGAACAAGTACTTACTTCACCATTGGTGGAGAAGGTTGCAAAAATTATCCAAAAGCGTTTGGGACGTCCACTGGAACCGTTCGATATTTGGTATAATGGTTTCCGCCAGCGCAGCACTTATAGTGAAGCTCAACTAGATGAGATAGTATCGAAAAAATATCCGACTCCTGAAGCTTACAAGAATGATATACCTAACATGCTCTTAAAACTTGGATTTTCGCAGGAACGTGCAAAATATTTAGCAGATAGGATTGAAGTTGATCCTGCGCGCGGTTCAGGTCATGCAATGGGTGCCGGAATGAAGGGAGAAAAAGCGCACCTCCGCACACGTGTTGCCGCCGGAGGAATGAATTATAAAGGATTCAACATTGCTGTTCACGAAATGGGTCATAATGTTGAGCAGATATTTTCTTTGGATAATATTGATAATTGGTGTTTACAGGGTGTTCCTAACACAGCGTTCACCGAAGCGATTGCTTACACTTTTCAGGATAACGATTTAAAATTACTCGACTTGGCAGCCCCGACTTCTGAAAATGTTTCTTTCAAAGTTTTGAATGATTTTTGGCAGACCTACGAAATCGCCGGTGTCTCACTGGTAGATATGACGGTGTGGCATTGGATGTACGATCATCCAAATTCATCACCATCCGAGTTGAAAGAAGCGGTTATCAAAATATCAAAACAGATTTGGAATCAGTATTATGCGCCTGTGTTTAAGAAAAAAGATGTTCTTTTACTCGGGATATATTCGCACATGATCGATTCGTATATGTACCTTCCCGATTACACCATCGGACATCTGATCGCGTTCCAGATCGAAGAACAAGTAAAAAAAGTTGGAAACATCGGTTCGGAAGTTGAGAGGATGGCATTGATCGGCAGGATAGCACCTGACTTATGGATGAAAAAAGCAACCGGTTTATTCGTTGGGCCTGAATCTCTGATTATTGCCACTGAAAAAGCTCTGAAGGAAATTAAATAATGAACATGTCAACCGACGGTATTTGAAAAATGGAACAATACTATGAAACCAAAAATTAAAATATTGTATGTTGATGATGAGGTCGATGCTCTGCACGCTCTTAAGCTTGGGTTGGAAGATCGTGGATTTGAAGTGCTGATATCAGAAACAGGTGCAGATGCACTCGAGATATTAAGGTCCGAAAAACCCGATGTGATTATCGCCGATTTAAGAATGACGCCGATGAACGGATTTGAATTATATCAGGAAATCAAGAAAAAGAAAAATCTAAAGTCGGTGGTCTTCTTCTTTCTAACTGCGGTCGATGATTTTCTTGCCCAGAAATACGGTCAAACGCTTGGCGTTGATGCTTACATTACGAAACCGATTGAATTGGATTACCTTGATTCGGTAATAAAACAAAAAGTCGGTAAATAATAATCCTCACCTACCATTAGGAAAATAATTTGACATCTCAACGATTTCATTTTGTCGATATCCTCAGAGGGTGGGCGGTCTTTGTAATGATCGAAACGCACGTGGTGAACGCACTCATTGTCCCAAATTTGAGGGATGAACCTACATTCAAGATATTGACTTTCATCAACGGACTTGTAGCTCCTTCGTTTCTATTTTGCGCGGGTTTCGGTTTGGCTATTTCTTTATCAAGGAAGTGGGATCAATACGTCAAACTTGAGAAACCTTTTTGGAAATATATTCAGCGACTCTTTTTCATATTGATTGTTGGCTATTCCCTTCATCTGCCATTCTTTTCTCTTAAAAAACTACTTGTCTTGAGCAATGTCCAAGCGTGGAGTTCATTCTTTCAAATCGACATTCTTCAGACGATAGCTATTACTCTTTTTCTACTTACGTTAATTGCCGTGATTATTAGAAAAGAGAAAATATTTATTCCTGCCATCATCATTTTCGGATTATTAATAGTTTTTTCAGCTCCAATAATCAGAGCGTTCGATTATTCTGATTGGAATGTATGGCTGCGGCCGCTTTTCACTATTGAATATAAATCTCAATTTCCGCTATTTCCTTGGTCTGCGTTCTTAATCAGCGGAACGATACTCGGATTATTATTCATCAAATCAAGAACAGCCGGTGTAGAAGAATCTTTTATGAAACGTGCGGGGATTACATCGGTGTTGATGGTTGTGATTGCACTTGTGGCTGAATATATTCCGTTTACAACTTATCCGAATCATAATTTTTGGAAAGCAAGCCCTGAATTCTTCTTCGTTCGGTTAGGACTTGTTGTGCTCAGTTTGTTTGGTTTATGGAAATATGAACAACGGAAAAATTCTGCCGGCAATTCTGTATTCTCGTTATTCGGACAGGAATCGCTTCTTGTCTATGTTGTTCATCTGTTAATAATCTATGGCTACACCTACCCTTGGAGTTTTATAAGATATTTCGGCCAAACTCTGAATTATACCGAATGTATCGGTCTGTTTTTGCTTTTAACATTGGTAATGTATCTGCTGGCTTATCTGTGGCATTGGATGAAGAATTGGAATCCGAAAATCGCGAAAAGTGTTCAGTATGTTTGGTTAACCGCGATCATGGTTGTTTTCATCCTTAAGTAATCTTAAGTTGGCATCGATCAGATTTTTATTTCCCCGGTTTCAATAATTTATCGAGTTGCCAGGTCCTGATTTCGGCGAGAGCTTTATAATCTGTAAGGTCGAAATGAATAGGTGTGATGGAAACATATTTCTGAAATATTGAAATGAGATCGGTTTCTTCAGAAGAATCTACAACATCCAGTTTGCCCGTCAGCCAGAAGTATTCTTTGTTATTCGGGTCGCGGCGCACATCGAATGTGTCGTCCCACCTCGATTTCCCCTGGCGTGTGATTCTGATACCCTGAATTTCTTTTTCCTTCAACGGAGGAACATTCACATTCAAAAGTGTATCTTTTGGAATCGGTTTTTTTAAAATATAAGCTGCCAGTTGGCGGCTAAGTTTGGCGGCATAACGGAAATCAGCTTTCTCGTACGTCGTGAGAGAAACTGCGATGGAGGGAATGCCCAGAATAGTACCTTCAGTCGCTGCAGAAACCGTTCCGGAATAAATGATATTTATCGCTGTGTTCGATCCGTGATTAATTCCGGAGATCAATAAATCCGGATTTTTTTTGAACACTTTCCGGACCGCAAGTTTTACGCAGTCAGCCGGGGTTCCATCAACCGCATACCCGAAGAATTTTTTGTTCTTGTAGAATTTTTTTAAGCGTAAAGGATAATTCATGGTGATCGCATGTCCTACAGCGCTTCGTTGTTCATCAGGTGCAACCACAATAACATCGCCGATCTTACTCAATTCCTGGGCGAGAGCATATATTCCGGGTGCATCTATGCCATCATCGTTTGAGACTAGAATTGTGGGTCGCTTCTTTCTTTTTGGATTTTTCACTCTATTCCTAATAACTCTCTTTGTTCGTTGGAAATTTATTTGACTTTACGTCATTTATGTAAAGACGGAACGCGTCGCGTATTGTATTTGCCAATTCCGAATAACGTCGCACAAATCGCGGTTTAAATTCTTCGGTTAATCCCAGCATATCATAAACCACAAGTACCTGACCGTCACAATGCGGACCGGCGCCGATTCCGATTGTCGGGATAGGAATCGATTTTGTTACTTTCTTCGCCAGTTCAGCAGGAATTTTTTCAAGCACCAGAGCGAATACACCTGCTTCAGCAAGGACTTTCGCATCTTGTAATAACTCTTCTGCCTCCTGTTTCGTTGTGGCTCGCACTTCGTATGTACCAAATTTATTGATTGCCTGCGGAGTCAAACCTAAATGCCCCATCACGGGAATTCCGATTTTTACAAGATGCTTAACGATGTCTGCGATATATGCTCCACCTTCCAATTTCACCGCACCAACACCGACCTCTTTCATGATTCTACCCGCATTTCTCACCGCATCATCTGTGCTCGCCTGAAACGACATGAACGGCATATCAACTACGATCAGAGCATTTTTAACTGCACGTTTTACTGCCTTAGCATGATAGATCATATCATCAACCGTTACGGGCAATGTGGTTTCGTAACCGTGAACTACGTTACCGAGTGAATCGCCTACGAGTATGATATCTGTACCGACCTGATCAAGGTATTTGGCAACTAAATAATCGTACGCGGTCAGCATTGCTATTTTTTCACCCGTCTCTTTCATCTTTACAACGGTCTTTGTCGTTACGACGCGAGGTTTTTGACCGTTCGGTTTAATCTTTTTCATATAATGCTACCTTTCCATCGTTTAGTTTGGGAATCGATTCGCTTCCGAAATTTTCCCACGTGATATCAAATTCTTCCTGAAATCCTTCTTTAATATACTCAACCGATTCCTCGAATGAAACTTTCCGGTTTAATATTGTTTCTGCCTCAATTGTTTTTGCCGTGAATGATTCTTCGGCGTCATTTATTTTACCTGCGGCATGATCGATTAAATAAGAGCTAAGTTGACGGTGCTCGATACCGAGTAAAAATGAGCCGTGCTGTAAAATAATTTTTCCGAAACGTCTTTGCGCGCTTCCGATAATTTTTTTCCCTTGATATTGAATTTCATACTTGGCTGAAGATGAAAAACATGGAATCGAATTTACAGTTTGATAATGGATCCGAAAGTTTTCGCTCTCCGGCGAAAGTTGAGCATCAATTTTCATCATTCTCAAACCGCGCATCAGGGCGTTATTGATAGAATGATAAATATCCCGTGGTCGTTGATCTCCCAAACACATTATTACGCTGTATGTTAATTCGTGTGCGTGAAAGATTGCACGTCCGCCGGTCGGTCGGCGAACGATCTCTAAGCCGTCAGCGAGAATTTTGGAAATATTAAAATCAGATTCGGATTGATTAAATCCAAGCGATATTGTGTATGGCTTCCAGCCGTATACACGGAAGATAGGGATATCGGAATTGAAATCGAAACTGCGGGCTAATTGCTCATCAAGTTGCATATTGAATTTGCCGGTGTTAAAACCGGTATTGAGAAAACGCCAAATCATCTTCGGCCGATGATTCCCCGTTTGCTTTTCTCCACGAACTCAACTATATGCCTCACTTCATCATTTACAAGCAATTCACCGCGAATAATTTCCAATGCTTGTG
Coding sequences within it:
- a CDS encoding response regulator, whose amino-acid sequence is MKPKIKILYVDDEVDALHALKLGLEDRGFEVLISETGADALEILRSEKPDVIIADLRMTPMNGFELYQEIKKKKNLKSVVFFFLTAVDDFLAQKYGQTLGVDAYITKPIELDYLDSVIKQKVGK
- a CDS encoding DUF1624 domain-containing protein; the protein is MTSQRFHFVDILRGWAVFVMIETHVVNALIVPNLRDEPTFKILTFINGLVAPSFLFCAGFGLAISLSRKWDQYVKLEKPFWKYIQRLFFILIVGYSLHLPFFSLKKLLVLSNVQAWSSFFQIDILQTIAITLFLLTLIAVIIRKEKIFIPAIIIFGLLIVFSAPIIRAFDYSDWNVWLRPLFTIEYKSQFPLFPWSAFLISGTILGLLFIKSRTAGVEESFMKRAGITSVLMVVIALVAEYIPFTTYPNHNFWKASPEFFFVRLGLVVLSLFGLWKYEQRKNSAGNSVFSLFGQESLLVYVVHLLIIYGYTYPWSFIRYFGQTLNYTECIGLFLLLTLVMYLLAYLWHWMKNWNPKIAKSVQYVWLTAIMVVFILK
- the surE gene encoding 5'/3'-nucleotidase SurE — protein: MKNPKRKKRPTILVSNDDGIDAPGIYALAQELSKIGDVIVVAPDEQRSAVGHAITMNYPLRLKKFYKNKKFFGYAVDGTPADCVKLAVRKVFKKNPDLLISGINHGSNTAINIIYSGTVSAATEGTILGIPSIAVSLTTYEKADFRYAAKLSRQLAAYILKKPIPKDTLLNVNVPPLKEKEIQGIRITRQGKSRWDDTFDVRRDPNNKEYFWLTGKLDVVDSSEETDLISIFQKYVSITPIHFDLTDYKALAEIRTWQLDKLLKPGK
- the panB gene encoding 3-methyl-2-oxobutanoate hydroxymethyltransferase, with translation MKKIKPNGQKPRVVTTKTVVKMKETGEKIAMLTAYDYLVAKYLDQVGTDIILVGDSLGNVVHGYETTLPVTVDDMIYHAKAVKRAVKNALIVVDMPFMSFQASTDDAVRNAGRIMKEVGVGAVKLEGGAYIADIVKHLVKIGIPVMGHLGLTPQAINKFGTYEVRATTKQEAEELLQDAKVLAEAGVFALVLEKIPAELAKKVTKSIPIPTIGIGAGPHCDGQVLVVYDMLGLTEEFKPRFVRRYSELANTIRDAFRLYINDVKSNKFPTNKESY
- a CDS encoding lipoate--protein ligase family protein; the encoded protein is MIWRFLNTGFNTGKFNMQLDEQLARSFDFNSDIPIFRVYGWKPYTISLGFNQSESDFNISKILADGLEIVRRPTGGRAIFHAHELTYSVIMCLGDQRPRDIYHSINNALMRGLRMMKIDAQLSPESENFRIHYQTVNSIPCFSSSAKYEIQYQGKKIIGSAQRRFGKIILQHGSFLLGIEHRQLSSYLIDHAAGKINDAEESFTAKTIEAETILNRKVSFEESVEYIKEGFQEEFDITWENFGSESIPKLNDGKVALYEKD